The [Pantoea] beijingensis genomic sequence TGCACATGACTGGCATGCCGGCTTAGCCTGCGCCTACCTGGCAGCGCGTGGCCGACCGGCAAAATCGGTATTTACCGTACATAATCTGGCTTATCAAGGGCTTTTTTCTGCCCATCATATGGAGCAGATACAGTTGCCGTGGTCATTCTTCGACATGCACGGGCTGGAGTTTTTTGGTCAAATTTCGTATCTGAAAGCCGGTCTGTATTACGCCGATCATATTACTGCGGTAAGCCCAACTTATGCACATGAGATTACCTCCCCGGAATATGGTTACGGCATGGAGGCACTGCTGGAGCAACGACTGCGCGAAGGGCGGCTGAGCGGCATCCTTAATGGCGTCGATCCGGCAATTTGGGATCCGTCCCAGGATTTATTACTGAATGCACGCTATAACCGTGATGTACTCGATGCCAAAGCGGAGAATAAGCGCCAGTTGCAGACAGCGATGGGGCTGAAAGTGGATGACAAAGTACCGGTTTTTGCCGTAGTCAGCCGTTTGACTCGTCAGAAAGGCTTGGATCTGGTGCTGGAAGCACTGCCGGGGCTACTGGAGCAGGGGGGGCAACTGGTGCTGCTGGGCGCGGGCGATGCGGTTTTACAGCAGGGATTTCTGGCGGCAGCGGCGGAGTATCCGGGCCAGGTTGGTGTACAAATCGGTTATCACGAAGCATTTTCACACCGAATTATTGGTGGAGCCGACGTCATTATGGTCCCCAGCCGTTTTGAGCCGTGCGGCCTGACGCAATTATATGGCCTGAAGTACGGGACCTTACCACTGGTGCGTCGCACGGGGGGGTTGGCGGATACGGTAAATGACAGTTCGCTGGAGAACCTCGCCGATGGCGTTGCCAGTGGGTTTACCTTTGAGGACAGTAACGCCTGGTCGCTGCTTCGCGCGATTCGGCGAGCTTTCGTATTGTGGTCCCGTCCTTCGCTATGGCGTTACGTACAGCGCCAGGCGATGGGTATGGACTTTAGCTGGCAGGTAGCTGCACAGGCCTACCGCGATCTTTATCAACGTTTGCTGTAACCAATCATTGGGATACTTGATATGAACGCACCTTTTACCTACGCCTCACCCACGCTCAGCGTTGAAGCATTGAAAAATTCGATTGCCTATAAGCTGATGTTTACGCTTGGTAAAGATCCGTCCGTTGCCAATAAACATGAGTGGTTAAATGCGACGCTACTGGCGGTACGCGATCGTATGGTTGAGCGCTGGCTGCGCTCCAATCGTGCGCAACTCTCACAGGATGTCCGGCAGGTTTACTATTTATCCATGGAGTTTCTGGTCGGGCGTACGCTCTCAAATGCGTTACTGGCGGTGGGTATTTATGATGATATCAATAGCGCGCTGGAAGAGATGGGATTGGATCTGGCTGAGTTAGTGGAGGAGGAGAGCGATCCGGGTTTGGGAAACGGTGGATTAGGTCGTTTGGCTGCTTGTTTTCTTGATTCACTGGCGACGCTTGGTTTGCCGGGGCGCGGTTATGGTATTCGTTACGATTACGGTATGTTTAAGCAAAATATTATCGACGGACGCCAGGCTGAATCGCCTGATTATTGGCTTGAATACGGAAACCCCTGGGAGTTCCAGCGCTTTAATACGCGTCATAAAGTACGTTTTGGCGGGCGTATACAGCATGAAGGCAACCGGGTACGCTGGGTAGAAACTGAAGAAGTACTGGCAACAGCCTTCGATCAAATTATTCCCGGTTACGATACCGATGCGACCAATACGCTCAGGTTATGGGGCGCACAGGCGAGTAATGAGATCAACCTGGGGAAATTTAATCAGGGCGACTATTTTGCCGCGGTTGAAGATAAAAACCATTCCGAAAATGTGTCCCGCGTGCTCTATCCCGATGATTCAACCTATTCAGGTCGTGAGCTGCGCCTGCGGCAGGAGTATTTCCTGGTGTCTGCGACGGTGCAGGATATTCTGAATCGCCACTGGAGCATGCATCAAACGTTCGAGAACCTTGCGGATAAAATTGCGATTCATCTCAATGATACGCATCCGGTGTTAGCCATCCCCGAACTGATGCGATTATTAATTGATGAGCATAAGTACGGTTGGGACGATGCTTTTGAAGTGACCTGCCAGGTATTCTCGTATACCAACCATACGCTGATGAGCGAAGCGCTGGAAACCTGGCCGGTGGATATGATTGGTAAAATTCTGCCCCGCCATCTGCAAATTATTTTTGATATTAATGATTACTTCCTGAAAACGATTCAGGATTACTACCCGGATGACTGGGAACTGCTGTCGCGTATTTCCATTATTGATGAAAATAACGGCCGGCAGGTGCGTATGGCCTGGCTGGCGGTGGTGGTGAGCCATAAAGTCAATGGCGTTTCGGAGTTACATTCGACGTTGATGGTGCAGTCGTTGTTTGCGGATTTTGCCGAATTGTTCCCGGGGCGCTTTTGTAATAAAACCAACGGTGTAACGCCGCGGCGGTGGCTGGCGTTGGCCAACCGCCCGTTGTCTACTGTGCTTGATGAGGTCATTGGACGTACCTGGCGTACCGATCTCAGCCAGCTCAGTGATATCAAACCCCATATCGATTACCCGACGTTTATTGAACAGATTGCCGAGGCTAAGCTGGAAAATAAGAAGCGGCTGGCACAGTGGGTGGCGAAAAATCTTGATGTGGTACTCGATCCTAATGCGTTATTTGATGTGCAGATTAAGCGCATTCATGAATATAAGCGTCAGTTGTTAAACGTACTGCATATTATTACGCGTTATAACCGCATCAAGGCGGATCCTGACGCTAACTGGGTACCCCGAGTGAGTATTTTCGCAGGTAAAGCCGCATCGGCCTATTATATGGCGAAACACATTATTCATTTGATCAATGACGTGGCGAAACTGATCAATAACGATCCGCAGGTGAAGAATAAGCTGAAAGTGGTGTTTATTCCCAATTATGGTGTGAGCCTGGCGCAGATCATCATTCCGGCGGCTGATCTTTCCGAGCAAATTTCCCTGGCCGGTACTGAAGCGTCCGGGACCAGCAATATGAAGTTTGCGCTTAATGGTGCCTTAACGATTGGTACGCTCGATGGCGCGAACGTTGAAATGCAGGAGCACGTCGGGAAAGAGAATATCTTTATCTTCGGGAATACGACACCGCAGGTTGAGGCCCTCAGGCGTAACGGCTACAACGCGCATCAGTATTATGAAGAAGATATGGAGTTACGGCAGGCACTCACCCAGATTGCCACCGGTATGTTCAGCCCACAGGAGCCTGGACGCTATCGTAACCTGTTTGATTCACTGGTAAACCTCGGCGATCACTATCAACTGCTGGCGGATTATCGCAGTTACGTGGATACCCAGGATAAGGTGGACGATCTTTATCGCCAGCCGGAAGAGTGGCAGCGCCGTGCGGCGCACAATATTGCCAATATGGGGTATTTCTCCTCCGATCGCACTATTCAGGAATATGCCGATGAGATATGGCATATTTCACCGGTACGACTGTAAAGGGGACAAGTTGATTACGTGGGCGCTTGGCCCTGCCCGAGCAGAAATAAGAAAAACCGCCATCCTGTGGCGGTTTTCGGTTTTTCTTGCGGATTGGCGCAATTACGATGCCAGCGAAAGCGTAGATTTTTTAACGTTAGCGGCCAGCCATTCGCGGACGCGCGTTTGTTGTTTTTCATCCAGCCACATACCTTGTTTGGTACGGCGCCAGATCGCATCATCCAGTTCACATACCCATTCGTGCTCAACCAGATAACGCAACTCGGCCTCGTAGAAGTCGTGCCCGAAATTTTCACCTAAATCTTCGAGGCTTTTCGCATCTTTAAGAATTGCCTCGCTCCGGCTACCGTAAGTGCGCGCGTAATGGCGTGCCATTTCCTCAGTGATAAAGGCATAACGGCGACGCAGGCTGTTGGCGTAGTCCTCACGCGAAGTGGCAATATCACCGCCCGTCAGCACACAGTTTTTGGTCCATGCCGGGCCAATATTGTCGTAATATTTGGTTAGCTTTTCCATCGCATGCTCAGCCAGCTTACGATAGGTCGTCAGCTTACCGCCGAACACGGAGAGTAACGGGGCTTTACCCTGATCGTCATGTACATCAAGGGTATAGTCGCGGGTAATTGCCTGAGGCGAATCTGATTCATCATCGCACAATGGACGTACGCCGGAGTAGGTCCAGACGATATCCTCACGCGCCAGGCTCTTTTTGAAGTGTTCATTGAACACGTTCAGCAGATAGTCGATTTCGCTATCTTCAATCGCGACTTTTTTCGGATCGCCGTTATATTCCACGTCGGTGGTCCCGATAATGGAAAACTCATCCATCCAGGGAATAACGAAGACGATACGGTGATCCTCGTTTTGCAGAATATAGGCTTGCTTCTGTGTATGTACGCGAGGGACAACGATATGGCTACCTTTAATCAGGCGAATGCCATAAGGGGATTTTAGCTTTAATTCTTCATCGAATATCTGTTTGACCCAGGGGCCACCCGCATTGACCAGGCCTTTAGCGCGCCAGGTCGTCGTTTTACCGCTATCAATATCTTCGGCTTCCACTATCCACAGGCCATCTTCGCGCCAGGCACGAGTGACGCGGGTACGGGTACGCACGTCGCCGCTATGTTTTATCACTTCCTGGGCATTCAGCACGACCAGTCGGGCATCATCTACCCAGCAGTCAGAATATTCGAAACCGCGCACGATTTCAGGTTTTAGTACCGAATCTGCGCCAAATCGCAATCCTTTACTCGCTGGCAGGCTGGTCCGTTTTCCCAGATGATCGTACATAAACAGACCGGTACGGATCATCCAGGCCGGGCGAAGGTGAGGACGATGCGGCAGGCGAAAGCGCATCGGAAAGGCGATATGTGGCGCCATTCTAAGCAGAACTTCACGCTCGGCTAGTGCTTCACTAACCAGACGGAACTCATAGTGTTCAAGATAGCGCAACCCGCCATGAATCAGTTTAGAACTGGCGGAAGAGGTTGCGCAGGCCAAGTCTTGTGCTTCCAGCATCAGCACAGACAGTCCGCGTCCTGCGGCATCGGCCGCAATACCGGCACCGTTGATGCCGCCGCCGATTACGATCAAGTCTTTGGTTTCCACGTCATCTCCTCCGATGTTCGGAATCGTTCATTTATGTTCGTTTTCGAGCATTATACTAATCGTAAACCAACATTGATGCCAGCGTTAACCAAACAAAAACATTTATGCGTGATGCAGATAACATTATTAACGTAAGAAATGCGGTGCAACATCGCTTTTCGCGGTGATCGCGACGGCGCCCCTGGGGGGAAAAAGAAAGCAAGCATGGTGCCGCTCTTTCCGGGGTAACACCCGACAATCCGGGTTATTTCACCTATAGCCTCTGGGTTTGTCTGGTTATTGCAGCCTGACTTCAGGTTACAATAGCGGCAAGTTCGTTTCGTTATTGACTGGAAAACACCATGGAACAATTTGAATGTATCAGCGTTCATCAGGCGCAAGAGCAATTATTACAGGGCACTGGGCGGCTGGTAGATATCCGCGACCCGCAAAGTTTTGAAGCGGCTCATGCCAGTGGCGCTTTTCACCTGACTAATGGTTCGCTTAATGCTTTTATTGAGCAAGCTGACTTTGATACGCCGGTTCTGGTGATGTGTTATCACGGTAATAGCAGTAAGGGCGCAGCCCAGTATTTACTGACTCAGGGCTTTGATCGGGTATATAGCATTGACGGTGGTTTTGAAGCCTGGCGTGCGGCTTTCCCGCAGCAGGTTGAAGCGGACGTTCGCTGATGTGGCAATATTCAAAGGGACAAGGGCGGATATCAATATGAGACGTGTTGCTCATTTTACCAACCCACGACAGGCTCAGGCGTTTGTTGATTATATGGCCACGCGCGGCGTGACGCTACGCATTGAGTACGATGAGACTTATTATCTGCTTCTTGAGGATGAAGCGAATGAGGATGTGGTCGAAAACGAACTTGAGCTGTTTGTCCGCGATCCCCTTAACCCGCGTTATCAGGCGGCGAGCTGGGCCTCAGGAAATACCTCAAGTGGTTTAAGCTATCAGCGCTCTTCTCTGCTGGTGAATATTCGTCAGCGGGCGGGTCCGTTGACAATGGCGGTGATGTTGGTCTGTATTGCCATTTTTATTCTGATGCAAATTATTGGCGATCGCAGCGTAATGGCCTGGCTTGCCTGGCCATCTGGTCAGGAACAATATTTCCAGCTGTGGCGCTGGTTCAGTCATGCTCTGTTGCATTTCTCCCTGTTACACATCCTGTTTAACCTGATGTGGTGGTGGTACTTAGGAGGCGTGGTAGAGAAACGGCTAGGCAGCGGTAAGCTGGTGGTGATTACCTTAATTTCGGCACTTCTTAGCGGCTGGATGCAGGCTAAATTTAGCGGCGTGTGGTTTGGCGGGCTTTCGGGCGTGGTCTATGCACTCATGGGATATGTATGGCTACGGGGAGAGCGCGATCCCGAAAGTGGGATTTTCCTGGAGCGTGGTCTGATGGCTTTCGCTATTCTGTGGCTGGTTATTGGCTACTTTGGCGCGTTTGGGTTATCCATCGCTAACGCCGCACATGTCATGGGGCTGATTGTTGGACTGGTGATGGCGTTTGTCGACACAAGACATCGCCATAAATAACGTTCGGAGATTTACGTGAAGCAGACGCAACGACACGACGCCATTATCGATCTGGTACGTCGTCAGGGTTATGTCAGTACCGAAGAGCTGGTTGAGCACTTTACCGTCAGCCCGCAAACGATTCGTCGCGATCTCAACGATCTTGCCGAACAGAATAAAATCCAGCGTCATCACGGTGGTGCGGCGTTGCCTTCCAGTTCAGAAAACTCCGCCTGGCAGGATCGTAAAATGATGTGGTCGGCAGAGAAGGCGCGTATCGCGCAACGCGTTGCCAGCCAGATCCCGGATGGCGCTACGCTGTTTATTGATATCGGCACTACGCCGGAAGCGGTCGCGCATGCGTTGATGAATCACAGCAATCTGCGCATTGTGACTAACAACCTCAATGTGGCGATGCTATTAATGTCAAAGCCTGATTTCCGTTTGATTCTGGCGGGAGGAGAGGTGCGCACGCGGGATGGCGGCATAATGGGTGAGGCGACGCTCGACTTCATCTCACAATTTCGCCTTGATTACGGAATTCTCGGCATCAGCGGCATTGATATGGACGGTTCACTGCTGGAGTTTGATTACCACGAAGTACGCACTAAGCGCGCAATTATCGAGAACTCGCGCTGTGTCATGCTGGTGACAGATCACTCAAAATTTGGCCGGAATGCGATGGTGAATTTGGGCAACATGGGATTAATTGATTACCTGTTTACTAATGAAGCGCCGCCGCCGAGCGTCATGCAGGTGATTGAACAGCATGAGGTACATTTAGAGCTGTGCTAAGTGACGGCACTGCGCCTTCCGGCAAAGAAGGTGCCAGTGCCTGAACCATCCCTTATGCGACGCTCATCCCCATCAGATGCAGCAGCTGTTGCGCCTGTTGTACCGCTTCCTGGCGATGAACCACGCCCAGTTTCTGGTAGAGGTTACGAATATGGG encodes the following:
- the glgA gene encoding glycogen synthase GlgA translates to MQVLHVCSEFFPLLKTGGLADVVGALPAAQIAEGTDARVLLPMFPDLRKGISNTEVVAEVMTFAGFVRLHFGQFNGVGIYLIEAAGLYDRPGSPYHDEAQFAWTDNHLRFALLGWMGCELACGLDSYWRPDVVHAHDWHAGLACAYLAARGRPAKSVFTVHNLAYQGLFSAHHMEQIQLPWSFFDMHGLEFFGQISYLKAGLYYADHITAVSPTYAHEITSPEYGYGMEALLEQRLREGRLSGILNGVDPAIWDPSQDLLLNARYNRDVLDAKAENKRQLQTAMGLKVDDKVPVFAVVSRLTRQKGLDLVLEALPGLLEQGGQLVLLGAGDAVLQQGFLAAAAEYPGQVGVQIGYHEAFSHRIIGGADVIMVPSRFEPCGLTQLYGLKYGTLPLVRRTGGLADTVNDSSLENLADGVASGFTFEDSNAWSLLRAIRRAFVLWSRPSLWRYVQRQAMGMDFSWQVAAQAYRDLYQRLL
- the glgP gene encoding glycogen phosphorylase, with the translated sequence MNAPFTYASPTLSVEALKNSIAYKLMFTLGKDPSVANKHEWLNATLLAVRDRMVERWLRSNRAQLSQDVRQVYYLSMEFLVGRTLSNALLAVGIYDDINSALEEMGLDLAELVEEESDPGLGNGGLGRLAACFLDSLATLGLPGRGYGIRYDYGMFKQNIIDGRQAESPDYWLEYGNPWEFQRFNTRHKVRFGGRIQHEGNRVRWVETEEVLATAFDQIIPGYDTDATNTLRLWGAQASNEINLGKFNQGDYFAAVEDKNHSENVSRVLYPDDSTYSGRELRLRQEYFLVSATVQDILNRHWSMHQTFENLADKIAIHLNDTHPVLAIPELMRLLIDEHKYGWDDAFEVTCQVFSYTNHTLMSEALETWPVDMIGKILPRHLQIIFDINDYFLKTIQDYYPDDWELLSRISIIDENNGRQVRMAWLAVVVSHKVNGVSELHSTLMVQSLFADFAELFPGRFCNKTNGVTPRRWLALANRPLSTVLDEVIGRTWRTDLSQLSDIKPHIDYPTFIEQIAEAKLENKKRLAQWVAKNLDVVLDPNALFDVQIKRIHEYKRQLLNVLHIITRYNRIKADPDANWVPRVSIFAGKAASAYYMAKHIIHLINDVAKLINNDPQVKNKLKVVFIPNYGVSLAQIIIPAADLSEQISLAGTEASGTSNMKFALNGALTIGTLDGANVEMQEHVGKENIFIFGNTTPQVEALRRNGYNAHQYYEEDMELRQALTQIATGMFSPQEPGRYRNLFDSLVNLGDHYQLLADYRSYVDTQDKVDDLYRQPEEWQRRAAHNIANMGYFSSDRTIQEYADEIWHISPVRL
- the glpD gene encoding glycerol-3-phosphate dehydrogenase — encoded protein: METKDLIVIGGGINGAGIAADAAGRGLSVLMLEAQDLACATSSASSKLIHGGLRYLEHYEFRLVSEALAEREVLLRMAPHIAFPMRFRLPHRPHLRPAWMIRTGLFMYDHLGKRTSLPASKGLRFGADSVLKPEIVRGFEYSDCWVDDARLVVLNAQEVIKHSGDVRTRTRVTRAWREDGLWIVEAEDIDSGKTTTWRAKGLVNAGGPWVKQIFDEELKLKSPYGIRLIKGSHIVVPRVHTQKQAYILQNEDHRIVFVIPWMDEFSIIGTTDVEYNGDPKKVAIEDSEIDYLLNVFNEHFKKSLAREDIVWTYSGVRPLCDDESDSPQAITRDYTLDVHDDQGKAPLLSVFGGKLTTYRKLAEHAMEKLTKYYDNIGPAWTKNCVLTGGDIATSREDYANSLRRRYAFITEEMARHYARTYGSRSEAILKDAKSLEDLGENFGHDFYEAELRYLVEHEWVCELDDAIWRRTKQGMWLDEKQQTRVREWLAANVKKSTLSLAS
- the glpE gene encoding thiosulfate sulfurtransferase GlpE, which translates into the protein MEQFECISVHQAQEQLLQGTGRLVDIRDPQSFEAAHASGAFHLTNGSLNAFIEQADFDTPVLVMCYHGNSSKGAAQYLLTQGFDRVYSIDGGFEAWRAAFPQQVEADVR
- the glpG gene encoding rhomboid family intramembrane serine protease GlpG, producing the protein MRRVAHFTNPRQAQAFVDYMATRGVTLRIEYDETYYLLLEDEANEDVVENELELFVRDPLNPRYQAASWASGNTSSGLSYQRSSLLVNIRQRAGPLTMAVMLVCIAIFILMQIIGDRSVMAWLAWPSGQEQYFQLWRWFSHALLHFSLLHILFNLMWWWYLGGVVEKRLGSGKLVVITLISALLSGWMQAKFSGVWFGGLSGVVYALMGYVWLRGERDPESGIFLERGLMAFAILWLVIGYFGAFGLSIANAAHVMGLIVGLVMAFVDTRHRHK
- a CDS encoding DeoR/GlpR family transcriptional regulator, which gives rise to MKQTQRHDAIIDLVRRQGYVSTEELVEHFTVSPQTIRRDLNDLAEQNKIQRHHGGAALPSSSENSAWQDRKMMWSAEKARIAQRVASQIPDGATLFIDIGTTPEAVAHALMNHSNLRIVTNNLNVAMLLMSKPDFRLILAGGEVRTRDGGIMGEATLDFISQFRLDYGILGISGIDMDGSLLEFDYHEVRTKRAIIENSRCVMLVTDHSKFGRNAMVNLGNMGLIDYLFTNEAPPPSVMQVIEQHEVHLELC